Proteins from a single region of Rhizobium leguminosarum bv. trifolii WSM1325:
- a CDS encoding NAD(P)H dehydrogenase (quinone) (PFAM: NAD(P)H dehydrogenase (quinone); NADPH-dependent FMN reductase~KEGG: ret:RHE_CH02041 NAD(P)H dehydrogenase protein), with protein MRVLVLHSHPVEESYGKALYRQTVESLEKAGHIVDACDLYEEQFDPVLSRHDRLVYHDYPENLKLVGSHVERLKAAEGLVICTPIWNFGFPAILKGYFDRVWLPGVSFELVNGKVESRLRHIRKLAAVLTYGATPFRAFAAGNPPKKIVKRVLRAQINPVRPVTFLAHYDMNNCTPETRSKFLARVGGAMERF; from the coding sequence ATGAGGGTTCTCGTCCTCCACTCTCACCCGGTCGAGGAAAGTTACGGCAAGGCGCTTTACCGGCAAACGGTCGAGAGCCTTGAGAAGGCCGGGCATATTGTGGACGCCTGCGACCTCTATGAAGAGCAGTTCGATCCGGTGCTCTCGCGCCACGACCGGCTCGTCTATCACGACTATCCGGAAAACCTGAAGCTGGTGGGATCGCACGTCGAACGGTTGAAGGCGGCCGAGGGGCTGGTGATCTGCACCCCGATCTGGAACTTCGGCTTTCCGGCAATCCTGAAGGGATATTTCGACCGCGTCTGGCTGCCGGGCGTCTCCTTCGAACTCGTCAACGGCAAGGTGGAATCGCGGCTGCGCCACATCCGCAAGCTCGCAGCCGTCCTGACTTATGGCGCAACGCCCTTCCGGGCCTTTGCAGCCGGCAACCCGCCAAAGAAAATCGTCAAGCGCGTGCTGAGGGCGCAGATCAATCCGGTGAGGCCGGTGACGTTCCTCGCCCATTACGACATGAACAATTGCACGCCGGAGACGCGGTCAAAATTCCTGGCCCGCGTCGGAGGCGCGATGGAGCGATTCTAG
- a CDS encoding Endoribonuclease L-PSP (PFAM: Endoribonuclease L-PSP~KEGG: translation initiation inhibitor protein), which produces MKKIFNPASVRRPFGNYNHGLLVPPGAALLVTSGQLGIGLDDTVPSDITAQAELCFEAIKAILEEAEMSFADVIRISGFVIRREDFPAYMAVRDRYTLDPKPVSTLLVIGGFTRSEFLVEVEVTAAKIF; this is translated from the coding sequence ATGAAGAAGATCTTCAATCCGGCCTCGGTGCGCCGGCCTTTTGGGAATTACAATCACGGCCTGCTGGTGCCGCCCGGCGCAGCGCTGCTCGTCACCTCGGGCCAGCTGGGTATCGGTCTCGACGATACTGTTCCGAGCGACATCACGGCTCAGGCGGAACTCTGCTTCGAGGCGATCAAGGCGATCCTCGAAGAGGCGGAGATGAGTTTTGCCGACGTCATCCGCATTTCGGGCTTCGTCATCCGCCGGGAGGATTTCCCGGCCTATATGGCCGTGCGGGATCGCTATACGCTCGATCCGAAGCCGGTTTCCACCTTGCTCGTTATCGGCGGCTTTACCCGCTCGGAATTCCTCGTCGAGGTCGAAGTGACGGCTGCGAAAATTTTCTAG
- a CDS encoding FAD linked oxidase domain protein (PFAM: FAD linked oxidase domain protein~KEGG: rec:RHECIAT_PC0000095 putative FAD linked oxidase protein), which translates to MADYQKIKKELEGIAVEDNPALVRQKSRDFYWYSPVLKAQLDNVTADLVVTPKTEEEVIRTLKVAYAHGVPVTPRGAGTGNYGQAMPLSGGIVLNLAAMDKIKEIHPGRVVCEPGIVLAQLDKQTKAHSGQELRFHPSTAQTATVGGFIAGGSGGVGSITWGGLRDLGNILRLRVVTMEAEPRVLDLTGWDLQKVSHAYGTNGIITEIEMPLAPAYDWVDVLVGYDDFMEAVRFSDALAKCNGILVKEIAPIAAPIPYDYFTRHKPYIRQGQSIVVLMIAPHSMDAFLAFTAAQKGEIMFRSDKVESMRGIPHAYELAWNHTTLRALKVDPSFTYLQVQYPGPDHVAKVRKMVEIFGDEVPGHLEFIKFDGQIQCSGLPLVRYTTEERLEEIIKIHQDNGCPIFNPHRYTLEEGGMKRTDAVQLAFKQETDPKGLLNPGKMIAWDNPDFDFNAGKNYLFPGLAAVMEAS; encoded by the coding sequence ATGGCCGATTATCAAAAGATCAAAAAGGAACTCGAAGGCATCGCCGTCGAGGATAATCCGGCGCTGGTTCGCCAGAAGAGCCGGGATTTCTACTGGTATTCGCCTGTACTCAAAGCTCAGCTCGACAATGTGACGGCCGATCTCGTCGTCACGCCGAAGACCGAGGAAGAGGTCATCCGGACGCTGAAGGTCGCCTATGCCCATGGCGTACCGGTCACGCCGCGTGGCGCCGGCACCGGCAATTACGGCCAGGCCATGCCGCTTTCCGGTGGCATCGTTCTCAATCTTGCCGCCATGGACAAGATCAAGGAGATCCATCCCGGCCGTGTCGTCTGTGAGCCCGGCATCGTGCTTGCCCAACTCGACAAGCAGACCAAGGCCCATTCCGGCCAGGAGCTGCGCTTCCACCCCTCCACCGCCCAGACGGCGACGGTCGGCGGCTTCATCGCCGGCGGTTCCGGCGGCGTCGGGTCGATCACCTGGGGCGGCTTGCGCGACCTCGGCAACATCCTGCGCCTGCGCGTCGTCACCATGGAGGCCGAGCCGCGCGTGCTCGATCTCACCGGCTGGGATCTGCAGAAGGTGAGCCACGCCTACGGCACCAACGGCATCATCACCGAGATCGAGATGCCGCTTGCGCCCGCCTATGACTGGGTCGATGTGCTCGTCGGTTATGACGACTTCATGGAAGCGGTGCGCTTCTCCGATGCGCTGGCGAAATGCAACGGCATCCTGGTCAAGGAGATCGCGCCGATCGCCGCTCCCATTCCTTACGACTATTTCACCCGCCACAAGCCCTACATCCGTCAGGGCCAGTCGATCGTCGTGCTGATGATCGCGCCGCACTCCATGGATGCTTTTCTCGCCTTCACGGCGGCGCAGAAGGGCGAGATCATGTTCCGCTCCGACAAGGTGGAAAGCATGCGCGGCATTCCGCACGCCTACGAGCTTGCCTGGAACCACACGACATTGCGTGCGCTGAAGGTCGATCCGAGCTTCACCTATCTGCAGGTGCAATATCCGGGACCGGATCATGTCGCAAAAGTCCGCAAGATGGTCGAAATCTTCGGTGACGAAGTACCGGGTCATCTCGAATTCATCAAATTCGACGGCCAGATCCAGTGCTCCGGGCTGCCGCTGGTGCGCTATACCACCGAAGAGCGGCTGGAGGAGATCATCAAGATCCATCAGGACAATGGTTGCCCGATCTTCAACCCGCACCGCTATACGCTCGAGGAAGGCGGCATGAAGCGCACCGACGCGGTGCAGCTCGCCTTCAAGCAGGAAACCGATCCGAAGGGCCTGCTCAATCCCGGCAAGATGATTGCGTGGGACAATCCCGATTTCGATTTCAACGCCGGCAAGAATTATCTCTTCCCGGGCCTGGCAGCCGTCATGGAGGCTTCATGA